A window from Natronorubrum aibiense encodes these proteins:
- a CDS encoding helix-turn-helix domain-containing protein, with product MLRIEFQIELAGISSHLFDIDEPVKSTEIDNALPVSGDMVFLFLSVQFDSKVTAERLSEELSSIEIVDITRAELNRHIYYLGVMAHLSDASVLSLLTEKQAIPHRIVGKNAHLEVMASVRDWNHLKEVADAIETEHDSLELLGSTQTESIGFPLGGNKIKQSMTGKLSEEQLEVLETAYQMGYFKVPQEVTAEEIASELDISRSTLSARLRRVEHNFCALLFGPQE from the coding sequence ATGCTTCGAATAGAATTTCAGATCGAGTTAGCGGGGATCTCGTCACACCTGTTCGATATTGACGAGCCAGTCAAAAGCACCGAAATTGACAATGCACTGCCGGTCTCGGGAGACATGGTATTCCTCTTCTTATCAGTTCAATTTGATTCTAAAGTCACAGCAGAACGGTTATCGGAAGAATTGTCAAGCATAGAGATAGTCGACATCACACGAGCGGAACTGAACCGTCATATCTACTATCTCGGTGTGATGGCACACCTTTCTGACGCCTCCGTTCTGTCGCTGCTGACCGAAAAACAGGCGATCCCACATCGAATCGTCGGAAAGAACGCGCATCTCGAGGTGATGGCGTCCGTTCGTGATTGGAACCATCTCAAGGAGGTGGCCGACGCGATCGAAACGGAACACGACTCACTCGAGTTGCTCGGGTCGACCCAGACCGAAAGTATCGGCTTTCCGCTCGGAGGCAACAAAATCAAGCAGAGCATGACCGGGAAGTTGTCAGAAGAACAGTTGGAGGTACTAGAGACGGCCTATCAGATGGGCTATTTCAAGGTGCCACAAGAAGTGACAGCGGAGGAGATCGCAAGCGAATTGGACATCAGTCGCTCGACGTTGTCCGCACGCCTTCGCCGTGTCGAGCACAACTTCTGTGCACTGCTCTTCGGTCCCCAAGAATGA
- a CDS encoding hydantoinase B/oxoprolinase family protein has product MSPSDHADDRRAEARREKEAVREKQRRGEGIGWNGRTLREQLAELEDKTEATDHYCGLSKLTLKDEDPIRYEQLYARLRGDLVTARETSKEVSATPIVEQEGELCYGLFTPEGDSIAVSTGIIVHVHTMSEAIKFMINHDYEESPGIEPGDIFVNNDPHVGDVHPCDLMTIMPIFHEGELIAWVGGVNHVIDTGAIGPGSMNVSQASRFGDGAYYTARKIGENFELYNSWKKEYPAKTRTPTFLKLDERTRMTGCLMVRQSVKAMIDEHGVETFKQLAREAVEDGRRGFRNRIKRTMLPGTYRGASFVDALYEGQKNVTREYAQENHIMHAPSELHIREDGTFQVSFEGANKWGWHPFNCTPAAIQGGIWVMLTQTVIPNELVNDGAYYACDFHLPVGSWANTQNTETAHAYAWHFLVSAWAPLWQHLSRGYFARGFWEEINAGNANTSNWLQGGGIDQFDKLHAVNSFESACEGVGARYVEDGEPHASAVWNPEGDMGDAEAWEMVEPLPFLGRAVKPNTGGVGRRAGGAGFESMRTVKDVSRWLLYEMGNGYMTSDGGLFGGYPAASGYILNAQDTDLKERFENQEDYPQHDLDPESGDFESKIDGEIARRPEGISTPKEFDDYDMYLNYLRGGSGLGDPLERNPEDVLEDIHDGYVLPRHAEDAYGVVVEKVDDEAQHNSAVQGEWELDEEATETRRREMRTERTAKAQPVSEWYDEERERIRNQNDLIDDVKKTYESSMRMSEQFATFFREFWDLSDNFEFDLSEQAQKSLKNRFDSGLRPMWDSHTRGHKTWLDVDDEPYVPYTWTDRSIRDLSGPESTFAKRERASDDD; this is encoded by the coding sequence ATGAGTCCGTCTGATCACGCTGACGACCGACGCGCCGAAGCACGACGTGAGAAAGAAGCAGTCCGAGAGAAACAAAGACGAGGAGAAGGCATCGGCTGGAACGGCCGAACGCTGCGCGAGCAGTTGGCCGAACTCGAGGATAAGACGGAAGCAACCGACCACTACTGTGGCTTGTCAAAGTTGACGTTGAAAGACGAGGATCCGATCCGATACGAGCAGTTGTACGCGCGCCTCCGTGGCGACCTCGTGACGGCACGCGAAACGTCGAAGGAAGTGTCCGCAACGCCAATCGTCGAGCAAGAGGGTGAGCTGTGCTACGGCCTCTTTACTCCGGAGGGCGACTCGATCGCCGTCTCGACGGGCATCATCGTGCACGTCCACACGATGAGCGAGGCGATCAAGTTCATGATCAACCACGATTACGAAGAGAGCCCCGGGATCGAGCCCGGCGACATCTTCGTTAATAATGATCCCCACGTCGGCGACGTGCATCCGTGTGATCTCATGACGATAATGCCGATCTTCCATGAGGGTGAACTCATCGCCTGGGTCGGTGGCGTGAATCACGTCATCGACACTGGTGCGATCGGCCCAGGAAGCATGAACGTCTCGCAAGCGTCTCGCTTCGGCGATGGTGCCTACTACACGGCCCGCAAGATCGGCGAGAACTTCGAGCTCTACAACTCCTGGAAGAAGGAATATCCTGCCAAAACGCGGACACCGACTTTCCTCAAACTCGACGAGCGGACTCGGATGACCGGCTGTCTGATGGTCCGACAGTCGGTCAAAGCGATGATCGACGAACATGGGGTAGAGACGTTCAAACAACTCGCCCGAGAGGCCGTCGAGGACGGGCGCCGTGGCTTCCGAAACCGCATCAAGCGAACGATGCTTCCGGGCACGTACCGCGGTGCCTCCTTTGTCGATGCACTCTACGAAGGCCAGAAAAACGTCACCCGCGAGTACGCCCAAGAGAACCACATCATGCACGCCCCCTCGGAGCTCCACATTCGAGAAGACGGGACGTTTCAGGTCTCTTTCGAAGGCGCCAACAAGTGGGGCTGGCACCCATTCAACTGTACGCCGGCCGCAATCCAGGGCGGGATCTGGGTGATGCTCACGCAGACGGTCATCCCGAACGAGTTGGTCAACGACGGTGCCTACTACGCCTGTGACTTCCACCTGCCGGTCGGTTCGTGGGCCAATACCCAGAACACGGAGACAGCCCACGCCTACGCCTGGCATTTCCTCGTGTCAGCGTGGGCACCGCTCTGGCAACACCTCTCGCGAGGGTACTTCGCTCGCGGCTTTTGGGAGGAGATCAACGCTGGCAACGCCAACACGTCGAACTGGCTCCAGGGCGGCGGCATCGACCAATTCGACAAACTACACGCTGTCAATTCCTTCGAGTCTGCCTGTGAAGGTGTTGGTGCCCGCTACGTCGAGGACGGTGAACCACACGCGTCGGCAGTATGGAACCCCGAGGGCGATATGGGTGACGCCGAAGCGTGGGAGATGGTCGAACCGCTGCCATTCCTCGGGCGGGCCGTCAAACCGAATACCGGCGGTGTGGGGCGTCGGGCAGGTGGGGCTGGCTTTGAGTCCATGCGAACGGTCAAGGACGTCAGCAGGTGGCTCCTTTACGAAATGGGCAACGGCTACATGACCAGCGATGGTGGCCTCTTCGGTGGCTATCCTGCTGCGTCAGGCTACATCCTCAACGCTCAAGATACTGACCTCAAGGAACGCTTCGAAAATCAGGAGGACTACCCACAGCACGACCTTGACCCCGAGAGCGGCGACTTCGAGTCGAAGATCGATGGCGAGATCGCCCGCCGGCCGGAGGGTATTAGCACGCCAAAGGAGTTCGACGACTACGACATGTACCTGAACTACCTCCGCGGTGGCTCGGGACTAGGCGATCCACTGGAACGCAACCCTGAAGACGTCCTTGAAGACATCCACGATGGGTATGTCCTTCCCCGACACGCCGAAGACGCCTACGGAGTCGTTGTCGAGAAAGTCGACGACGAAGCTCAACACAACTCCGCAGTGCAAGGCGAGTGGGAACTCGATGAGGAAGCGACCGAGACACGTCGCCGAGAAATGCGCACAGAGCGAACCGCGAAGGCACAGCCAGTCTCTGAATGGTATGATGAAGAACGTGAGCGCATTCGTAACCAGAACGACCTCATCGACGACGTAAAAAAGACCTACGAGAGCAGTATGCGAATGAGCGAACAGTTCGCCACCTTCTTCCGTGAATTCTGGGACCTATCAGACAATTTTGAGTTTGACCTCAGTGAACAGGCACAGAAATCACTTAAGAACCGGTTCGATTCCGGCCTCCGACCAATGTGGGACAGCCACACGCGGGGACATAAAACGTGGCTCGACGTTGATGACGAACCATATGTTCCATACACGTGGACGGATCGTTCTATTCGGGATCTCTCTGGTCCGGAATCGACGTTTGCCAAGCGGGAACGAGCGAGCGACGACGATTGA
- a CDS encoding VOC family protein: MVSKIDHLGILVDDIEQNRVLFKQLGLEVGAIEEVPSFGVEIAFIRVGESLVELVEPVDPTTDLVADLEAADQTAMLHHIAFRVDDLESQLAELRSAGVALADETPRQGAGDASVAFLERQAANGVRIELVEREEKLTMS, encoded by the coding sequence ATGGTTTCCAAGATCGATCATCTCGGCATCCTCGTCGACGACATTGAACAGAACCGAGTGTTGTTCAAACAGCTTGGTCTCGAGGTCGGCGCGATCGAAGAGGTGCCATCGTTCGGCGTCGAGATCGCCTTCATTCGCGTCGGCGAGAGCCTGGTTGAACTCGTCGAACCGGTCGATCCGACCACTGACCTCGTAGCCGACCTCGAGGCGGCAGACCAGACGGCGATGCTACACCATATCGCGTTCCGCGTTGACGATCTCGAGAGCCAACTGGCCGAGTTACGGAGTGCTGGCGTGGCCCTTGCAGACGAAACGCCGCGTCAGGGTGCGGGAGACGCGTCCGTCGCGTTCCTTGAGCGACAAGCCGCCAATGGAGTTCGAATAGAACTCGTCGAGCGCGAGGAGAAATTGACAATGAGTTGA
- a CDS encoding helix-turn-helix transcriptional regulator, translating into MVPDQDDRSDKDSRPPPGSPVLEAILENERNRRYLGKRLDAAGDRIDTDLLGDIVRHGPVLEALLEEPLDRREIEARLDVSQATSHRYTQWLDEQGFVEKVDGRFQLTWRGAVIAEEILRFEANVRTAHRMMPLLDAVCEDHRDFVLEPFVDATITVAEPDDPYKPVERFVALVNESETVRGFNTTHMAPLVLGEFHQRVFDETDTEIIYLPHIVEKLFETYPERAREAIDRGHLTLRTREDLPYGLALFDDRVGIGGYDETTGLMQVFVDTDAPIACEWAERVYASVKADSKSLEEQPGQIQ; encoded by the coding sequence ATGGTGCCTGACCAAGACGACCGATCGGACAAAGATAGTCGTCCACCGCCGGGCTCGCCGGTCCTGGAGGCGATTCTGGAAAACGAACGGAACCGTCGCTATCTCGGCAAGCGTCTGGACGCCGCGGGTGATCGTATCGATACGGACCTCCTCGGCGACATCGTCAGGCACGGCCCCGTCCTCGAAGCACTGCTGGAGGAACCGCTCGATCGCAGGGAAATCGAAGCGCGCCTCGACGTCTCGCAGGCGACGAGCCACCGGTACACGCAGTGGCTTGACGAACAAGGCTTCGTCGAGAAAGTCGATGGCCGATTCCAGTTGACCTGGCGCGGCGCAGTCATTGCCGAGGAAATCCTCCGGTTCGAGGCGAACGTACGGACCGCACACAGGATGATGCCGCTTCTGGACGCAGTCTGTGAGGACCACCGGGACTTCGTCCTCGAACCGTTCGTGGACGCGACGATCACCGTCGCCGAACCGGACGATCCCTACAAACCAGTCGAGCGGTTCGTCGCGCTTGTCAACGAGTCGGAGACCGTCCGGGGGTTCAACACGACGCACATGGCACCGCTGGTCCTCGGTGAGTTCCACCAGCGAGTGTTCGACGAAACCGACACCGAGATCATCTACCTGCCGCACATCGTCGAGAAGCTCTTCGAGACGTACCCTGAGCGCGCCCGCGAGGCGATCGATCGCGGACACTTGACTCTCCGAACGCGCGAAGACCTGCCGTACGGCCTCGCGCTGTTCGACGACCGCGTCGGGATCGGGGGTTACGACGAAACCACCGGTCTTATGCAGGTGTTCGTCGATACGGACGCGCCAATTGCGTGCGAGTGGGCCGAACGCGTATACGCATCGGTCAAAGCAGATTCCAAATCACTCGAAGAGCAGCCGGGTCAGATCCAGTAA